The Streptococcus sanguinis genome contains the following window.
GCGATTTTTGAAATTCTAAATTTCACTACATTGCAATATAAATCAACCGAATCACTACCTTTTTTGAAATAAGAATAATGATTCGGATATTTAAAAGAAGAGGAACTTTAGTGTGAAGCTCCTCTTTTTGTTATTTGTTCTTTTACTTACAAATCGTAAGATCTGGTTTGATAAGACTTCATTTTAGAAAAGTCTAAGTAGGCTCTATATCAATCTCTAGCAAGTATCAACCACTTTTTTATTTGATAAATTGTAAAATATAGTGCAACAAAAAACTCATAGCGTTTCATTGGTGTAAACTGTAAGTAACCACACTGACCAGAACACAGGAGAAATCTATGAGCTACTCCCATCTTACCATAACTGACAGAATAAAGATAGAAACCTACTTGAAATTAGCTTTGAAACCTTGCCAAATTGCAAGTAAACTTGGCGTCCATAAGTCTACCATTTCAAGAGAGTTAAGACGATGCCAAAATGGTTATTCCGCTACCTTAGCACAGGAACAGTATGACCTCAGGGCTAGACAAAAAGGTCGGAAGTCTCGTTTGACACCAAAGTTGAAAAAGGAAATTGAGAACGGTTTAAAATCCTCCTGGTCGCCTGAACAGATTTGTGGCCGCTATCAGCTTGAACAAAGGCCTATGGTAGTTTTTAAAACCATCTATAACTGGCTCTATGCTGGTTTGATTAATCTGGATTTGAGCGTCCTTCGTCGTAAAGGAAAAACTCGACAACCCAAAGAAACACGTGGGACATTTAGGATTGGCACGTCAATGCCAAACGTCCTAAAGAGGTCCGGAATCGTGAAACTTTTGGTCACTGGGAACTTGATACTGTGGTGTCTTCCAGAGGCAAAAGCAAGGGGTGTCTAGCGACCTTTCTAGAGAGAAAAACTCGTTTTTACTTAGCTTTCAAGATACCAAACAGAACAGCCAAATCCATGTTTTCAGCCATCGAGCAACTTTGTAAGCTATTTCCAAAAGAGGCTCTTAAAACCTTCACTTCAGACAGGGGAAAAGAGTTTGCCTGCTATCCTCTGGTAGAAAACTTAGGAATTTCCTTTTTCTTTGCGGATGCCTATTCATCCTGGCAGAGAGGAAGCAATGAAAATGCAAATGGCTTACTAAGAGAATATTTCCCAAAGAAAACAGATTTAGCCGCTATCTCTGATGAGGCTTTGAACAAGGCTTTATATGAGATCAATCACCGACCACGAAAATGTTTAGCTTACAGAACCGCTTGTGAAGCTCTAGAGGATGAGTTCAAGTAAATGTTGCACTTATTCTTGCAATTTATCATTAATTTAAACCATTTATTTAAATAGCTTAATAGTAAAGATTTTCAAAAATCGAAATCTTTTTACCTCAGACTCTTCAGTCTGTTAATTTTTTTTCGAAAATTTCTCTTTAATATTAGCTTTCAATTTATCAAATTTTTCACGACGAGCTTCTTTTTTATCCGCAATTAAGCGAGCTTTAGCTTGATGCTCTAAATCTTCTTGAATTTTGAGAGCTGACTCTATTTCTGCCGCAACAGTAGCGACATCCCACCTAGCAATGTGAACCTGATACTTTTCAAAAATAGCATTTAAAACAGATTCATCAATTTCTTGTACAAGTGCAATAATAGCTACTTCGCCATTAGTCAACTTTTTACTAACGGTTGTAATTAATGCCGAATTAATCAATTCTTTGTCTGAACCAACGGAGGCGCCAATTGCTCCACCAGCAGCAAAACCAAAGAGAACACCTAGTGGTCCACCTAAAATTCCGATTAAACTACCAATTAATCCGCCTTCGAAATAATCATCTCCTAGGGAATTCATCAAATCAAAGCTATCTTTGACGTTAACAACACCATTTTCAGCTTTTACAATTGAAGCCTGAGCTAATTTTGTATTTTCAGTTTGACTAAATTGTTTTAATTCTGAAAAGGCCTGAAAGGCTTCACTTTCAATATGAAAAATTGAGATAACAACATTTTCCATGGGCTTACACTCCTTTATTACTTTATAGAGATAGAATAAAATGTCCTATAATGTTCTATATTGTATAATAGTACAAAATACTACTACACAAGGTGAATTATAGCATACAGTAATCTTTTATGTGCTAAATTGTCAAATTAAGTTAGACTTTTCAAGTAACTCAGAAAAACTTGGTATGGTGTTTGATAATTTAAAGATTTCCTAGGAATTCTATTTCTTTTATCAGCGATAGCTGATAAATAATTTTGAGAAATAGCAGTAAAATCCATTTGTTTCGGTAATCCATTTCGTCTTAATAAGCCATTAGAATGTTCATTGAGGCCTCTTTGACCAGGACAGCCTGGATCCGCAAAGAAAATATCAATGTCATGCGCATTCGAAATAGACTTCCAATTAGAAAATTCTTTCCCACAATCAAAAGTTATCGACTTAAAGAGATGGCTGGGGACTTGAGACAACCATTGATTGATGGAAACCTCAATATCACTTGCTTTCCGTCCATTAGTTTTCAGTGTGATGATGGCTTTTGAGAGGCGTTCTACCAAAGTAATAACCGCACTTTTGTGTTTCTCGCCAACAATGGTATCCCCTTCTAGATGACCAAATTCTGTCTTAAAATTAGGATAAATGGCTGCTCTCTCACGTAAATCTCTGCGAAACGCTTGTTTTCCTCGTTTTTCGCTATGACCATTTGGTTTTCTTTTGCCTTTCCAAGGGAGATCCTCTTTCTTTAGAATACCACGGTCTGCTAGTCGATAGAGAGTTCTCATAGAACAAGAAATCCTATCTGGATAAGCTCCCTTAATGACATCAAGGCTCCAGCTTAGATTTAAATGAGTTTGGATAAAATCTTTTTCTGCTTGTGTAAGCCTTGTTTTATTCCTGCCACAGCGTTTCTTATTGATTTTATATCGGTTATAGTAATCATAAGCAGAGTGCCCCTCTTTCAGATAGTTGATGACATTGTAGATGGTCTGTTTTGATCTTCCAAGAGCTTTTAGAATATCTGTAACTTTTATACCTTCTTTGTAGTAAGCCTCTATCATTACAAGCTCGTTTGTGGTAAGATGTGTATAGGTCATTTATGTTAGTTCCTTTCAGACAAATGTGGTGTTTATCTGAGCCTAACATAGATGGCTTTTTCTGTCTAGCTTAATTTTACAAATTGGGTGTAATATACAATATTATACAAAAAGATTAAAATTTTATTACGAAACTTATATTCTATAAATTAGGCAATTTTAAAATTTTGATTAAAAAGAAAGATTTAGATAGAGCTGTTGGTAGAGGTATTGTAAAATAAGTTGTGTAAACACAAAAAGGAATAAATCCATTATAGTAGAGTTGCAAAACATTACTAGAAAGAGATTTATTCCTATGACACAGTTTACTTTCAATTATAGTATATAATTGGGGAAAACATAGATCAACTGTTCATTTCAAAGCAAAATGAGTCTGGGACAAAAGTCCAACCTCAAATATAAAAAGCGAACAAAACTAGTTTTCTGGTAATCAGAATTCTGCTTCGTTCGCTTTTCGCATTTAATTATAGATTTGAAGGGCTTAATAATTAAGATTTTTAAAAATTGAAATCCTTTTGTCCCAAACTCCCCTTCCTAAATTTCTTCATCAACACTATTTGACAAAGAGCCATATAAAAAAGACAAACATCAAAATCGATGTTTGTCTTCATTCTGAGACAGACGCAAGTCTGTCTTGACTTTTATAGCAATTCTTTAATGGCAGTTACTAGGTCAGTTTGTGGGCGACCGAGCAGGTTTTCCAAGTCGCTGTCAGCAATATCCAATTGACCATCTGCGATGTCTGCTTGGATGGCTGAGAGGACAAAGATAGCTTCCTTAGGAAGTCCAGCTTTAGCCAAGCCTTTTTTGTAGTCTTCGAGGCTAACGGAGAGGACTTGGAAGTCTTTACCAGTCGCTGCCTGAGCAGCCTTAGCAAAGTCAGCATAGGTCACAGCTTTTCCAGCCAATTCATAGACTTGGTAGCCGTCAAAGTCTTGCGTTAGTGCATGCGCTGCCGCTTCAGCGTAGTCACGGCGAGCTGCCCAACCAACCTTGCCTTTTCCACCAGCGTGGACAAAGGGCTGACCGGCGAGAGCTGCACGAACAGTTTCTATTTCATTTTCTACGTACCAGTTGTTGCGCAGGACCTTGACATTGAGACCAGAAGCCTGGAGGGCAATTTCAGTGGCCTTGTGGTCAGGGGCTAGAACCGCTGCGGAAGTATCCGCACGGGTTATACTGGTGTAGACAATGTTTTTGACGCCAGCCATCTTGGCTGCAGCGATAACATTTTGATGCTGTACTTCACGAGGGGTGGCTTGACCTGGGGCACCAGAAACAAACATCAGTGTCTCAATCTCAGCAAAGGCATTTTCTAAGACTGACTGATCAGAGTAATCTCCAATCCGCACATCATAGCCTGCTTCCTTAAACACTTGCCCTTTTTCTGCAGAACGGACTAAAACGGCAATGTCTGAAGCTGGTACAGATTTTGAAAGGTTTTCCAAGATGGCAGCACCGAGTCCACCTGTAACGCCTGTGATTAGCGTAGTCATTGTATTCCTCCTATTAGCTTAATTTTGTAAAGGTTCCTTTGTAGTTAAGGAACTGATTGTCTGGTAGAGTAATGTTGGTATAGACAATGTCTTGGTTGAAATCTTCTACGTGAGTAACGGTAGAACCGTCTGGCTCTGACCAAGTAACCATGAAGACCTTGTCTGCAACTTCTGTTGCTGTATAAGTAACAGTCACAACCGCTTCAGCAACAGGTGCAGCATCACCGACGCTTGAAAAAGTCATTGTTTTACCATCTACATCAAAATTGAGATGATAAGCTAGGTCGCCAAATTGTGCTTTGTATGTGTGTCCGATAGGTGGAAATGTGTTTGTCATAATTATTCTCCTTTTAGTTTAATTGTGTTTATTATTTAATTAGTTTAAGATTGCGAAACCACCAGTCCAGGTGATTTGTTCACGAGCCGCTAAGCTGATTTGTAGGAAACCCATTGCTTCCAATTCACGTGCCCGTTTCAGGCTGCCTGCGTCTTTGACCGCTAGGTCGCTAGCTGCAAGAGCTTGAGCGATAGTGTTCTTGGCTTCCTCATGAACAAAAGCCAACAGTACAGTTGGCTGTAGGAAGTTTAAATACCAGAAAACTTCGTTTGGTCGCTTTTTTATTAATTTAAACCATTTATTTAAATAGCTTAATAGTAAAGATTTTCAAAAATCGAAATCTTTTTGTCCCAAACTCATTTCTATTTTTCATCCAATAAGTTGACAAATTTTACCTCTATTGCCAAGCTCATTAATCTAGAACTGCAAAGCCACCTGTCCAAGAAACTTGTTCTCTCGCTGCTAAGCTGATTTGTAAAAAGCCCATGGCTTCTAATTCACGAGCGCGTTTCAAACTACCTGCATCTTTGACACGAAGGTCACTTCCAGACAAAACTTCTTCAATTTTTGCCTTGGCATCAGCATGATCTGAGGCTAGTAAAACCGTCGTCATAGCTTGATCTGCTACTTTTCCTGTCGCCAAGCTTGCTCCAAAGGTCGTGTTAAATCCTTTCACAACAAAACTAGTTGGCAATTTTTCTTGAATCAGTGCAGCCGCTGAAGAATCAGCTGGAACTACTAGATCATCAAAGGTATCAAAATTAACTGGATTGCTAATATCAATTATAATTTTTCCTGCCAATTGGCTAGCATAAGTTGAAAGAATGCCCTCAATTGCCCCATAAGGGACTGCCAAGACAACAATCTCCCCAAAAGAAGCTGCTTCTTGGTCTTTTGTAATGAAATTAACTGTATTGCCAGCTTTTTCAAAACGACTAGCAATTGCCTGTCCCATATTTCCTTGTCCAAAAATTGTGATTTGTGCCATTGTATTTCTCCTAATTAATAAATTCAAATGTGCCTGAATGCGTCAATGTTTGTCGTTGTCCAAAGGCTTCTGGATCATTCCAAGACATGAACGCCCAAACTGTCCCTTCTGCAAGATTGATATGATGTGTGATAGAATTTCCAGTTGACTCAATCCAGCTAACACTGATAAGGTCATCTGTCAATTCCTTTGTATAAATCCTATCTGTCTCACTTCCCAAACCATCTTCAGCAAGGCTAGTCCAAGTCATCTTATTGTCTGCCAAGTATTCTAATTGAAATTGAAACCCTGTTTCAAAACGTACTACAGCTGTTCTACCTTCAAGTTTCATCTGCTTTTACTCCCTTTCATTACTTAATTGGAAACATGGCATTGCCATTCACTGCTTCGCTAGCTGGAACCTCTTCTTGCATGACATCCCAATGTTCAATAAATTTTCCATCTTCAACACGGAAATAATCTACCGCAATCATTGTTTTTCCAAACCAGTTTGAATAGCGACCATGCACTGCAACGATATTACCTTCTTCCATAGCAATACCTGGTTCATAAGAAATTTGGTTGTCTTCTGATGTGATAAATCCACGAAGGACATCCAAACCATTTGGCATGCTTGGGTTGTGTTGGATCATATCGTCTTTCCAAAAAGTTTCAACTTTTGCAAGATCTTTTTCGTTAAATACTGCGTTAAGATAGTTAATAGCTTGTTCTTTAAGTGTTGACATCGTTATTTACCTCGAAAAATATTTTTTGTTTAAGAAGTTCATCCTTAACCATGATTTTATTTTACATCCTTAGTGATAAGTTGTAAAATATAATGCTCAAAAAACTCATAGAGTTCAACCTCGTGTAAACTGTAAGTAACCACACTGATCAGAACACAGGAGAAATCTATGAGCTACCACCACCTTACCATAACTGAACGAATTAAGATAGAGACTTACCTAGAATTATGCCTCAAACCAATCCAAATAGCAAGAAAATTAGGAGTTCACAAATCAACCCTTTCAAGAGAATTAAGGCCTTGTAATGACACTTACTTCGCACAAGTAGCACAAACACACTATGAGAAACTGACTAAGCAGAAGGGAAGAAAATCGAGTTGGGCTCCTGAATTGATGAACGATTACAATCTTCATGGTCTCCAGAACAAATTTGTGGGCCTTATAAACTTGAAAAAAAGACCATGGTGTCCTTTAAAATCGTTTATAACTGTTATGCAGGGACGGTTTTAAGACGTAAAGGGAAAAGTCGATTGCCTCTAGAAACACGAGGAAAATTTACCATTGACACCTCTATTTCCAAACGTCCTAAAGAAGTCAAAACGAGAGAAACAGTCGGCCATTGGGAATTGAATACGGTCGTCTCCTCTCGCGGAAAGAATAAAGGGTGTTTGGCAACTTTTGTCGAGCGAAAGACACGTTTGTACTTAGCCTTTAAGATACCTGACCGCTCTTCAAAATCTATGTTCTCAGCCATTCAAGAACTGTGTAGGTTGATACCCAAAGACTTTCTAAAGACCTTTATATCTGACAGAGGAAAAGAGTTTGCCTGTTATCCCTTGGTAGAAGAGCTAACTGTAGCGCTAGATGCCATTAATCAGTGTCCACATAAATGTCTAGGTTATAAACCAGCTTAGGAGGCGTTCACGAGTGAAATTCAATAAAATTTGGACTTATTCTTGCAATTTATCTCTCCGAATTTATAATCCGAAAGCGTTTCTCCAGTTTTTGTCACCGTTATCCATTGGGGGAATACTTTTGACAATAATACTATCGGAATCAAGCTAAAATACCAAATAAGCATTACTTCAAAAATGAAGCGTGCATTATTTCCACGACGTATATACCGCTGGCGGTATTCTTCTTTGAGAGAAGGGTGTGGAATATATATATGAAACGGAACTTGCTCACGGATAATAACAGTCAGTAACATTCTAAACAAAAAAGTCAGAGAAACTAGCACTATTTTTCCTTCCTGATGTAAATCCATAGCTTTTTGAATATAAATTTGTTTATAATTTTTGTCCTTGATTGGCCGAGATACGGACTTACGCTCTTCCTTTGTCAAATGACTGACATACGAATTATCGTACTTAATATCAGACATCTCTAAATCCACAACCCTAGAATCACATTTTGCTAACGTTGTTTTTCCCATACCTGGAAAAGCGAATATAAACATAGAGTACCTCCTTTATGCAGCTAAATGATACTACCTCTTTTAAAAAAATTGCTTAAATTAAGAGATTTAAAAAGCAAGTGAATAGTCAATTCGTTCGAGCATTTCCTTCTCCATCTCCGTAGCAGAAAGTTGAGTTTATTTAACAAACTGATAAAAAAATAATAGAGAAACTAATTATTTCGAGGCCCAATCATGAACCTATCAAACGTATTTCAAAAATTATCCCCAAATACTCCCATCTTACAAGCTACCTTTGGTCTGGAGCGCGAATCTCTACGAATCAGTACTGAAAGCCGTGTCACTCAAACGCCACACCCTGAAAAATTGGGTTCTCGAAGTTTCCATCCCTATATCCAGACAGATTATAGCGAACCTCAACTAGAGCTCATTACACCGGTAGCACAGTCGACCACGGAAGCTCGTCGCTTCCTCGGGGCCATCACCGATGTGGCTATTCGCTCAATGGATAAGTCAGAATATCTTTGGCCTTTATCCATGCCACCTGTGATTATAGAAGAAGAGATTCAGATTGCCCAGTTGGAAAGCAACTACGAGTATCAATACCGAGTTGGTTTGGCAGAACGCTACGGCAAATTGCTCCAGTCCATATCTGGCATTCACTATAATTTTGAACTCGGCAAAGATCTGACCCAACAGCTCTTTGAAGTCAGTGACTATGATGATTTACTGACCTTCAAGAATACCCTCTATCTCAAGTTGGCTCAAAACTTCTTGCGTTATCGCTGGCTCTTGACCTACCTTTACGGAGCAAACTCGCTAGCAGAAAAAGGGTTTTTGACAGATGAAATTGGTTGCGTGCAGTCGATTCGTAACTCCAACTATGGCTATGTCAATGCCCCCGATGTTCACATTTCCTTCTCTTCACTGGAGCAATACGTGACCGACATCGAAAACGCTGTTGGTTCTGGGCAACTGTCCGCCGAAAAAGAGTTTTACTCTGCCGTCCGTTTACGCGGTGCTAAGACTAGCCGGGACTTTTTGACCAAGGGCATCTCCTATCTAGAGTTCCGCAACTTTGACCTCAACCCCTTTGAGCCACTGGCAATCAGCCAAGAAACACTAGACACCACCCGCCTCTTTGCACTCGCACTCTTGTGGCTAGACGACATGGAGCAAGTCGACGAAGAATTGGCAGTAGCTGCTACTCTCAACAACCAAATCGCTCTCAGCCATCCCCACACACCACTTCCTAAAGAGGCTGACGCCAAACCTATCGTGACAGCCATGAAGGACATCGCCGCCCACTTTGGACTGGATGACTATTATAGCCAGCTTATCACTGAGGTGGAGGCCTCTCTTCTTGATCCACGTTTGACCCTTTCTGGAAAAATAGCAGAGCAGGTTGAAGAAGGGTCCCTTGAAAAATTTGGCCAACAACAAGGACAAGCCTTTCATGACTACGCTTGGACAGCACCTTATGCCCTCAAAGGCTATGAAAACATGGAACTCTCCACCCAAATGATTCTCTTTGACGCCATTCAGCTGGGCTTGAACGTAGAAATTTTAGATGAGGAAGACCAATTTCTCAAACTCTGGCATGGTGACCATGTGGAGTA
Protein-coding sequences here:
- a CDS encoding NAD-dependent epimerase/dehydratase family protein, with protein sequence MTTLITGVTGGLGAAILENLSKSVPASDIAVLVRSAEKGQVFKEAGYDVRIGDYSDQSVLENAFAEIETLMFVSGAPGQATPREVQHQNVIAAAKMAGVKNIVYTSITRADTSAAVLAPDHKATEIALQASGLNVKVLRNNWYVENEIETVRAALAGQPFVHAGGKGKVGWAARRDYAEAAAHALTQDFDGYQVYELAGKAVTYADFAKAAQAATGKDFQVLSVSLEDYKKGLAKAGLPKEAIFVLSAIQADIADGQLDIADSDLENLLGRPQTDLVTAIKELL
- a CDS encoding nuclear transport factor 2 family protein, whose product is MSTLKEQAINYLNAVFNEKDLAKVETFWKDDMIQHNPSMPNGLDVLRGFITSEDNQISYEPGIAMEEGNIVAVHGRYSNWFGKTMIAVDYFRVEDGKFIEHWDVMQEEVPASEAVNGNAMFPIK
- a CDS encoding IS30 family transposase yields the protein MTYTHLTTNELVMIEAYYKEGIKVTDILKALGRSKQTIYNVINYLKEGHSAYDYYNRYKINKKRCGRNKTRLTQAEKDFIQTHLNLSWSLDVIKGAYPDRISCSMRTLYRLADRGILKKEDLPWKGKRKPNGHSEKRGKQAFRRDLRERAAIYPNFKTEFGHLEGDTIVGEKHKSAVITLVERLSKAIITLKTNGRKASDIEVSINQWLSQVPSHLFKSITFDCGKEFSNWKSISNAHDIDIFFADPGCPGQRGLNEHSNGLLRRNGLPKQMDFTAISQNYLSAIADKRNRIPRKSLNYQTPYQVFLSYLKSLT
- a CDS encoding diguanylate cyclase codes for the protein MAQITIFGQGNMGQAIASRFEKAGNTVNFITKDQEAASFGEIVVLAVPYGAIEGILSTYASQLAGKIIIDISNPVNFDTFDDLVVPADSSAAALIQEKLPTSFVVKGFNTTFGASLATGKVADQAMTTVLLASDHADAKAKIEEVLSGSDLRVKDAGSLKRARELEAMGFLQISLAAREQVSWTGGFAVLD
- the gshAB gene encoding bifunctional glutamate--cysteine ligase GshA/glutathione synthetase GshB, with product MNLSNVFQKLSPNTPILQATFGLERESLRISTESRVTQTPHPEKLGSRSFHPYIQTDYSEPQLELITPVAQSTTEARRFLGAITDVAIRSMDKSEYLWPLSMPPVIIEEEIQIAQLESNYEYQYRVGLAERYGKLLQSISGIHYNFELGKDLTQQLFEVSDYDDLLTFKNTLYLKLAQNFLRYRWLLTYLYGANSLAEKGFLTDEIGCVQSIRNSNYGYVNAPDVHISFSSLEQYVTDIENAVGSGQLSAEKEFYSAVRLRGAKTSRDFLTKGISYLEFRNFDLNPFEPLAISQETLDTTRLFALALLWLDDMEQVDEELAVAATLNNQIALSHPHTPLPKEADAKPIVTAMKDIAAHFGLDDYYSQLITEVEASLLDPRLTLSGKIAEQVEEGSLEKFGQQQGQAFHDYAWTAPYALKGYENMELSTQMILFDAIQLGLNVEILDEEDQFLKLWHGDHVEYIKNGNMTSKDNYVIPLAMANKVVTKKILDKAGFPVPVGAEFANKDDALRYYGQVANSAIVVKPKSTNFGLGISIFQEPASLSGYEKALDIAFSEDSHVLIEEFVAGTEYRFFILDGKCEAVLLRVVANVVGDGSSSIRDSVEKKNQDPLRGRDHRSPLEIINLGDIELLMLEQQGYTPDTVLPEGSQTFLRGNSNISTGGDSIDMTDQMGESYKQLAADMATAMGAWVCRVDLIIPDYTKPASKELPNCTCIELNFNPAMYLHTYTYVGPGQRITPKILRKLFGEI
- a CDS encoding ATP-binding protein encodes the protein MFIFAFPGMGKTTLAKCDSRVVDLEMSDIKYDNSYVSHLTKEERKSVSRPIKDKNYKQIYIQKAMDLHQEGKIVLVSLTFLFRMLLTVIIREQVPFHIYIPHPSLKEEYRQRYIRRGNNARFIFEVMLIWYFSLIPIVLLSKVFPQWITVTKTGETLSDYKFGEINCKNKSKFY
- a CDS encoding DUF1269 domain-containing protein; its protein translation is MENVVISIFHIESEAFQAFSELKQFSQTENTKLAQASIVKAENGVVNVKDSFDLMNSLGDDYFEGGLIGSLIGILGGPLGVLFGFAAGGAIGASVGSDKELINSALITTVSKKLTNGEVAIIALVQEIDESVLNAIFEKYQVHIARWDVATVAAEIESALKIQEDLEHQAKARLIADKKEARREKFDKLKANIKEKFSKKN